The genomic stretch AAACTCTTACGGGCTTTGCATACTTGCCAACCGTTAAGTGAAACTCGCCGTCGCTTTGAAAAGATTTAAAGTCGAAAATGAAATAAAATAAGAGGTGGCAAAAATGAAAAAATCGCTTGACAGGATAAAGGAAATTCTTAAAAAGCACAAAAAAGAGCTAAAAGAAAAATATGGTGTTAAAGAAATCGGCATTTTTGGT from Candidatus Desulfofervidus auxilii encodes the following:
- a CDS encoding nucleotidyltransferase → MKKSLDRIKEILKKHKKELKEKYGVKEIGIFG